The Sulfurimonas hydrogeniphila genome includes a window with the following:
- a CDS encoding NifS family cysteine desulfurase — MQVYLDNNATTMTDPQVVEVMQPFFSEIYGNPNSLHKFGTASHPYLRKAIDQVYTALNASDNDDIVFTSCATESNNWVLKSIYFDKIVNGEKDHIITTEVEHPSVLATCRWLEEQGVKVTYLPVNEEGIVESHTVKSFITDKTALVSVMWASNETGMIFPIKEIGEICKEKGVLFHSDAVQAVGKIPVDLQDVHVDFLSMSAHKFHGPKGIGALYIKDSQPLTPLFHGGEQMGHRRSGTLNVPYIVGMGKAIELATTNIEKTMASIRAKRDRLEDALLELSDTFVVGSRENRTPNTILISIRGVEGEGMLWDLNNGQIGASTGSACASEDLEANSVMLAIGADNELAHTGIRLSLSRFTTDEEIDYTIEHFKSAVARLRAISSSFAKVAPTPGGEAGECHIPHHMAH, encoded by the coding sequence ATGCAAGTTTATTTAGACAATAACGCTACTACAATGACGGACCCGCAGGTAGTAGAAGTAATGCAACCATTCTTTAGTGAAATTTACGGAAATCCCAATTCGCTTCACAAGTTTGGTACAGCATCACATCCATACCTGAGAAAAGCAATAGACCAGGTTTATACAGCACTCAATGCGAGTGACAATGATGATATCGTATTCACATCATGTGCAACAGAATCAAACAACTGGGTATTAAAGTCCATCTATTTTGACAAAATTGTCAATGGAGAAAAAGACCATATCATTACAACAGAAGTTGAACATCCTTCAGTGCTTGCTACATGCAGATGGCTGGAAGAGCAGGGCGTGAAAGTAACTTACCTTCCTGTCAATGAAGAGGGTATTGTTGAGTCACATACGGTAAAAAGCTTCATCACGGACAAAACCGCACTTGTAAGTGTTATGTGGGCTTCAAACGAAACAGGGATGATTTTCCCTATTAAAGAGATTGGTGAGATTTGTAAAGAAAAAGGGGTTCTTTTTCATTCGGATGCTGTTCAGGCAGTCGGAAAAATTCCTGTTGACCTACAAGATGTACATGTAGATTTTTTAAGCATGTCTGCGCATAAATTTCATGGACCAAAAGGTATCGGGGCACTTTATATTAAAGATTCACAGCCTTTGACTCCACTGTTTCACGGTGGAGAGCAGATGGGTCACCGTCGTTCTGGAACATTGAATGTTCCCTATATAGTAGGCATGGGAAAAGCTATCGAACTTGCTACAACAAACATTGAAAAGACAATGGCTTCTATTCGTGCAAAACGTGACAGACTTGAAGATGCACTTTTGGAGCTCAGTGATACTTTTGTTGTCGGCAGCCGTGAAAACCGTACACCAAATACAATTCTTATTTCCATAAGAGGTGTTGAGGGCGAAGGGATGCTTTGGGACTTGAATAACGGTCAAATCGGGGCATCTACAGGTTCAGCATGTGCTTCTGAAGATTTGGAAGCGAACTCTGTTATGCTTGCAATCGGTGCTGACAATGAACTTGCACACACAGGTATCAGACTATCACTTTCGCGTTTTACAACAGATGAAGAGATAGACTACACAATAGAGCATTTTAAGAGTGCGGTGGCAAGACTTCGTGCTATATCGAGTTCGTTTGCAAAAGTAGCACCGACTCCGGGCGGCGAAGCCGGGGAGTGTCACATTCCTCACCACATGGCACATTAA